The following proteins are co-located in the Pseudarthrobacter siccitolerans genome:
- a CDS encoding HPP family protein, whose amino-acid sequence MTDVSRLTKSRPGAAIYAAVLSLVVLAAAGAVGLALRQPWLFPSLGPTVMLFFESPSQQASRPVNTLAGHGVGLVAGVAMLYAFGLQDRPPAPLAGLNPAFLLAGALSVALTTLVLTLLKTPHPPAGATTLIVSLGILTSPAELAAMAGAIVLITAVGWGLNVLFGVRPGQEKG is encoded by the coding sequence GTGACCGACGTTTCCCGCCTGACCAAGAGCCGCCCCGGTGCGGCCATATACGCTGCCGTGCTGTCGCTGGTGGTGCTGGCGGCCGCCGGAGCGGTGGGGCTGGCGCTCCGCCAGCCCTGGCTGTTCCCCAGCCTGGGGCCCACAGTGATGCTGTTCTTCGAGTCCCCGTCCCAGCAGGCCTCGCGGCCCGTCAATACCCTCGCCGGCCACGGCGTTGGGCTGGTGGCCGGCGTCGCCATGCTTTATGCCTTCGGTCTGCAGGACCGCCCGCCGGCGCCCCTGGCCGGACTTAACCCCGCATTCCTGCTGGCCGGGGCATTGTCCGTGGCGCTGACCACGCTGGTGCTCACACTGCTGAAGACGCCGCACCCACCAGCAGGGGCAACCACCCTGATCGTGAGCCTGGGCATCTTGACCAGCCCCGCGGAACTGGCGGCCATGGCCGGGGCCATCGTGCTCATCACCGCGGTGGGCTGGGGGCTGAACGTCCTTTTCGGAGTGCGCCCGGGACAGGAGAAAGGCTGA